From Arcticibacter tournemirensis, one genomic window encodes:
- a CDS encoding HlyD family secretion protein: MEPTKIDKAIENSRSEEVHHIIERMPLRFGFGISMIVVVLFTIMVIFGWIIRYPDIVKGQIIVHADNAPLKLLANSHGKLKLTAIKSLSDVKEGQLIAYLENPAQPYNVFFIDSLIRPYNPNSDDMLNLYHKLPKNFSLGELNVKYYEFSSALEQFINFEQDDLYDKQTISLIEIIDEQKKAIFSAEQRIIMAIKTLNYIHKFYSRDSILFSKKVISESELDKTQMNYISAKDAYQSSINSLTNFKQQFQQSESKLQELAVNKSEKKKELRMTLISSYNDLVDNIKSWEQKYIFRAPFDGKIQFLKPYQENQTVQTGEEIFTIVSKQNLLHGQVIVPSHGVGKIAKGQQVIVKLDNFPYNEYGSVTGTVNSISLTTSSTKTENSEIETYQVAVNFPDQLKTNYGTHLAFKAEAKGTAEIVTDDRRLVQRLFDNLKYVMNK, translated from the coding sequence ATGGAACCAACAAAGATAGATAAAGCAATAGAAAATAGTCGTAGTGAAGAAGTTCATCATATAATTGAACGGATGCCATTGCGATTTGGCTTTGGGATAAGTATGATTGTAGTAGTATTATTTACTATTATGGTCATCTTTGGTTGGATTATACGCTATCCTGATATTGTTAAAGGACAGATTATTGTTCATGCAGATAACGCACCATTGAAATTACTTGCCAATAGTCACGGTAAACTCAAATTAACAGCAATAAAGTCGCTAAGTGATGTAAAAGAGGGACAGCTCATCGCATATTTGGAAAATCCGGCCCAACCGTATAATGTATTTTTTATCGATAGCCTAATAAGACCTTACAACCCGAACAGCGATGACATGCTCAACCTATACCATAAATTGCCTAAAAACTTCTCTCTCGGTGAGCTGAATGTGAAATACTACGAGTTTTCATCAGCACTAGAACAATTTATAAATTTCGAACAAGACGACTTATATGACAAACAGACTATAAGTTTGATCGAAATCATTGATGAACAAAAAAAAGCGATTTTCTCTGCCGAACAAAGAATTATAATGGCAATTAAAACGCTAAATTATATACATAAATTTTATTCGCGAGATTCCATCTTATTCAGTAAAAAAGTAATTAGTGAGTCTGAGCTTGACAAGACCCAGATGAATTACATATCCGCTAAAGATGCTTATCAAAGCTCGATTAATAGCTTAACTAATTTTAAACAACAGTTTCAACAGTCTGAAAGTAAATTGCAAGAATTAGCTGTGAATAAATCCGAGAAAAAGAAGGAACTTCGAATGACTTTAATTTCATCTTACAACGATTTAGTAGACAATATCAAGAGTTGGGAGCAAAAGTATATTTTTAGAGCTCCGTTTGATGGAAAAATTCAGTTTCTAAAACCTTATCAAGAAAACCAAACTGTACAAACTGGTGAAGAGATTTTCACAATAGTCTCTAAACAAAATCTGCTCCACGGTCAAGTAATTGTACCTTCGCATGGTGTTGGAAAGATTGCAAAGGGACAACAGGTAATTGTCAAATTAGATAACTTTCCATATAATGAATATGGATCAGTCACCGGAACGGTAAATTCCATTTCACTTACAACCAGCAGTACAAAAACCGAAAACAGTGAAATAGAAACATATCAGGTGGCGGTAAATTTTCCCGATCAGCTAAAAACAAACTACGGCACGCACTTGGCTTTTAAAGCTGAAGCAAAAGGAACTGCAGAAATTGTAACCGACGATCGCAGACTTGTTCAGAGATTGTTTGACAATTTAAAATACGTTATGAATAAGTAA
- a CDS encoding peptidase domain-containing ABC transporter yields the protein MAEFPNDRQLDLMDCGPSCIKMIARYYGKYYSLQSLRDKCGITKEGVSFDDITHAAESIGLRTLALKCSIEDLLTKIPLPAIIHWDDSHFVVVYRIKYYRNNDKGSKNTVPRGAIYVSDPAKGYVKYSTNEFAAKWLKQKSNKGAIIAIEPQADFYARQAEEKIERRKTFESLLAYFVPYKKSFLNLFIVMLIVTILQSMLPFISKAVIDVGIQTQDLDFINIVLIANVAIVISVLLSNMVRDWILMHVTARVNIALISDYLIQLMRLPITFFENKMMGDILQRAQDHERIRSFIMNNSLNMVFSILTFLVFGIIMFIYNPGIFYTFIAGSTIYVIWVIVFLRVRKKLDWEYFELVSKNQSYWVETIGSIQDIKINNYEKQKRWKWEGIQAQLYKVNLRVLKISNMQSQGAQFIDSLKNLFITFYCAKAVITGEITFGVMLSVQFIIGILNVPVTQFIQFIISYQFAKISFLRLNEIHQMDNEHDEVGQNNIELPNNKSLIVNNVGFQYTPHGKIVLQGIRLIIPQGKVTAIVGDSGSGKSTLLKLLLRLYKPTVGDIRIGEMNINNVSLRQWRDKCGAVMQDGKIFNDTILNNIVLDDERIDYERLKKALNTANISQEIEALPLGYQTIMGEQGRGLSGGQKQRILIARALYKNPDYLFFDEATNSLDTINETKITGSLNEVFKGKTVIVVAHRLSTIRKSDQIVVMQQGRIVEIGDHNSLMGIKGRYFQLVQSQLDFQLTSPTEVPATLNSN from the coding sequence ATGGCAGAATTTCCTAACGACAGACAATTGGACCTGATGGACTGCGGGCCATCATGTATAAAGATGATTGCAAGATATTATGGAAAATATTATTCCTTACAGTCACTTCGAGACAAATGTGGAATCACCAAAGAAGGAGTTTCATTTGATGACATCACACATGCTGCTGAATCAATAGGACTTAGAACTCTCGCACTTAAATGCAGTATAGAGGATCTTCTTACAAAGATTCCTTTACCAGCAATTATACATTGGGATGATAGCCACTTTGTGGTCGTGTACCGAATAAAATATTACCGGAACAATGATAAAGGATCAAAAAACACAGTTCCAAGGGGTGCTATCTATGTTTCTGACCCGGCAAAAGGATATGTGAAATATAGTACGAACGAATTTGCGGCAAAATGGTTGAAACAGAAAAGCAATAAAGGAGCAATAATTGCAATTGAACCTCAGGCGGACTTTTATGCACGTCAAGCCGAAGAAAAGATAGAACGGAGAAAGACATTTGAGAGTCTCCTGGCTTATTTCGTACCCTATAAAAAAAGCTTCTTAAACTTATTTATAGTTATGCTTATAGTGACTATTCTACAAAGTATGCTGCCATTTATAAGCAAAGCAGTCATAGACGTTGGAATACAGACACAAGATTTGGATTTTATTAATATTGTGCTAATCGCAAATGTTGCAATAGTTATCAGTGTCCTATTAAGCAATATGGTTCGAGATTGGATTTTAATGCATGTAACCGCGAGGGTGAACATTGCATTGATTTCGGATTATCTCATCCAGCTAATGCGTTTACCAATTACATTTTTTGAGAATAAAATGATGGGAGACATATTGCAGCGAGCCCAGGATCACGAACGAATCCGCTCATTTATAATGAATAATTCACTGAATATGGTCTTTTCTATCCTGACATTTTTGGTGTTCGGGATTATTATGTTCATTTATAATCCAGGTATTTTCTATACTTTCATAGCTGGCAGTACAATATATGTTATATGGGTAATAGTATTTTTAAGGGTCAGAAAAAAACTCGATTGGGAATACTTTGAACTAGTTAGTAAAAATCAAAGTTATTGGGTGGAGACAATCGGGAGCATTCAGGATATTAAAATTAATAATTACGAAAAACAAAAAAGATGGAAGTGGGAAGGCATCCAGGCTCAGTTGTATAAGGTGAATTTGCGTGTTTTGAAGATATCAAATATGCAAAGTCAAGGAGCGCAATTTATTGATAGTCTAAAAAATTTATTTATTACTTTCTATTGTGCTAAAGCAGTAATTACCGGAGAAATTACATTTGGAGTTATGCTTTCTGTCCAATTTATCATTGGTATATTAAATGTCCCTGTCACTCAGTTTATCCAATTTATCATTTCGTATCAATTTGCAAAAATAAGCTTTCTTCGACTAAATGAAATACATCAAATGGATAATGAGCATGATGAGGTAGGGCAAAACAATATTGAACTGCCCAACAACAAAAGCCTCATTGTCAACAATGTGGGATTTCAATATACACCGCATGGCAAAATTGTTTTACAGGGTATCCGATTGATTATCCCACAGGGAAAGGTAACAGCAATAGTTGGCGATAGTGGTAGCGGAAAGTCAACTTTATTGAAATTATTGTTACGACTATATAAACCGACTGTTGGTGACATTCGGATTGGTGAAATGAACATTAATAACGTAAGCCTTAGACAATGGCGAGATAAATGTGGAGCAGTAATGCAAGACGGGAAAATATTTAACGACACCATTTTAAACAATATCGTTCTAGACGATGAACGTATTGATTACGAGCGATTAAAAAAGGCTTTAAATACAGCAAATATCTCCCAGGAAATCGAAGCCTTACCCCTAGGATATCAAACAATTATGGGAGAGCAAGGTCGGGGATTAAGTGGGGGGCAAAAACAACGGATCCTAATAGCTCGCGCTTTGTATAAAAATCCAGATTACCTATTTTTTGATGAAGCGACCAACTCATTAGATACAATTAACGAGACGAAAATTACAGGTTCTTTGAATGAGGTATTTAAGGGAAAAACCGTAATAGTCGTTGCTCATCGATTGAGTACGATAAGAAAGTCAGATCAGATTGTGGTTATGCAACAGGGCAGGATTGTCGAGATTGGAGATCACAATTCACTAATGGGAATAAAAGGGAGATATTTTCAATTGGTACAATCTCAACTTGATTTCCAATTGACTTCACCAACTGAAGTTCCAGCAACTTTAAATAGTAATTAA
- a CDS encoding glycosyltransferase produces MKLQVYLIDYFREVKDNGLNTYITQLGNGLEINGGIDLTYVWTNSKYLDLKIEYLASARELHIPTFSTQDRGYNADGFLSNVLINDMKTKTNIIVHLNWINHCSVAWHLKQRIDCKIILTKHCIPWRDFVNNNLKDFYKLNAVYEKRKKITHLLPKLQSEKINYESIDHIITVTDCAKDNLTNLFSVSSERITTINNGIQIQYYDKNKQKKKLRRTYGFSVNDKIILFAGTVKESKGVFDLVKVFEKLVARNPENIRLVIAGSGNLSLLLQKTKKYWSKITITGSLDKPTLYDFFCMSDIGVVPSYVEQCSYTAIEMMQMGLPIIVSDVDGLKEIVLDECGLRVKVNFTKGKPVVVDSKELFTKLEYFLQNESIARRFAKNAQKHALKTFKLDNMVDRTIEVYRNVIREGPEIEQLKYPLPIFDKDACPLVTVILSCEDGPTYLNLCVASILSQSYSNFELFVVDNEAVDISRSFVETYCDDRIKYLSFNKNISKWDLAIDIAKGKYIIHLNAEDWVHPHGIALQIDFLERNPDYAMVGSWCEIIDAFGKVTSRVQTSMKHEDISLALLFGNPFSQALTTVRMHFAKKYRFNVKFKHCEDYILWLEIVGDAKMEILPYNLLKYREYAGCKRFNDKNPLKKNMTSILGRNLDELNINYSSDEFTIHLALSFNYEKYFNSDEKSKKLKNWLDKLFSAKALTDLHSAAKLNSYKRNLLYSYL; encoded by the coding sequence ATGAAACTTCAGGTTTATTTAATAGATTATTTTAGAGAAGTAAAAGACAACGGATTAAATACTTATATCACACAGTTGGGAAATGGTCTGGAAATAAATGGAGGCATCGATTTAACTTATGTATGGACTAATAGTAAATACCTTGATCTCAAAATAGAGTATCTAGCGTCTGCCAGGGAACTGCATATTCCAACATTTTCGACGCAAGATAGAGGGTATAATGCCGATGGATTTTTGTCTAATGTATTGATTAATGATATGAAAACTAAAACAAATATCATTGTTCATTTGAATTGGATAAATCATTGTTCAGTCGCCTGGCATTTGAAACAGCGGATAGACTGTAAGATCATCTTAACAAAACATTGTATTCCCTGGCGAGATTTTGTAAATAATAACTTGAAGGATTTTTATAAACTGAATGCTGTTTATGAAAAGAGAAAAAAGATCACTCACTTACTACCTAAGCTTCAATCCGAAAAAATTAATTATGAGTCTATCGATCATATTATTACGGTGACAGATTGTGCAAAAGATAATTTAACGAATCTTTTTAGTGTCAGTTCTGAGAGGATCACAACAATTAATAACGGTATACAAATACAATACTACGATAAGAATAAACAAAAAAAGAAACTGCGCAGAACCTACGGCTTTTCTGTGAATGATAAAATTATTCTTTTCGCGGGTACGGTTAAAGAATCAAAGGGCGTTTTTGATTTAGTAAAAGTTTTTGAAAAGCTCGTCGCTAGAAATCCAGAAAATATAAGATTGGTAATCGCAGGTTCTGGTAACTTGTCTCTGCTGCTGCAGAAAACAAAAAAATATTGGTCAAAAATTACCATTACCGGTAGCCTCGATAAACCGACATTATATGATTTTTTTTGCATGTCTGATATTGGGGTGGTTCCAAGTTATGTTGAGCAATGCAGCTATACAGCCATTGAAATGATGCAAATGGGCTTGCCCATAATTGTAAGTGATGTTGATGGTTTGAAAGAAATTGTTCTTGACGAATGCGGGCTTAGAGTGAAAGTCAATTTTACAAAAGGAAAGCCTGTTGTTGTTGATAGTAAGGAATTATTCACTAAGCTTGAGTATTTTCTACAAAATGAATCAATAGCCAGAAGATTTGCGAAAAATGCGCAAAAACACGCTTTGAAAACCTTCAAATTAGATAACATGGTTGACCGTACAATCGAGGTTTATCGAAATGTTATACGGGAAGGTCCCGAAATTGAACAATTGAAATATCCCCTGCCAATCTTTGACAAAGATGCTTGCCCATTGGTGACTGTTATATTGTCATGTGAAGATGGGCCAACATATCTAAATCTTTGTGTTGCTTCGATACTATCCCAAAGTTATTCAAACTTTGAACTCTTCGTAGTTGACAATGAGGCTGTCGATATCAGTCGCTCCTTTGTTGAAACTTATTGTGATGATAGAATAAAGTATCTTTCCTTCAACAAAAATATATCTAAATGGGATTTAGCAATAGATATAGCAAAGGGGAAATACATTATTCATCTAAATGCTGAGGATTGGGTTCATCCCCATGGTATAGCATTGCAAATAGACTTTTTAGAGCGTAATCCTGATTATGCAATGGTAGGATCATGGTGTGAAATTATTGATGCTTTTGGCAAAGTAACCTCTAGAGTACAAACTTCAATGAAGCATGAAGACATTAGTTTAGCATTATTATTCGGTAATCCATTTTCGCAAGCATTAACGACAGTGCGGATGCACTTCGCAAAAAAATATAGATTTAATGTGAAATTTAAGCATTGTGAAGATTATATTTTATGGCTTGAAATTGTTGGTGACGCAAAAATGGAAATTCTGCCATATAATCTGTTGAAATATCGCGAGTATGCAGGCTGTAAGAGGTTTAACGATAAGAACCCTCTTAAGAAAAATATGACGTCTATTTTGGGGCGAAATCTTGATGAATTGAATATTAACTATTCTAGCGATGAGTTTACAATACATTTAGCTTTGAGTTTTAACTACGAAAAGTATTTCAATTCGGATGAAAAGAGTAAAAAGCTTAAGAATTGGTTAGATAAACTTTTTTCAGCAAAAGCCTTAACCGATCTACATTCAGCTGCTAAACTTAACTCCTATAAACGTAATTTGTTATATTCTTATCTATAA
- a CDS encoding NTP transferase domain-containing protein — MNAIILAAGLGTRIRTYVNIPKALIKVDNIPIVESQITALKEIGVNEICIVVGYRSESFSYLTEKFGVKLIYNPNFESYNNIYSLYLCRNHLENTWILNGDVYLRNNCLKEGVFSSSYLSSLKCNTKGEYIIVHDEKNKVIDILPPKDHEQINKDRQHFIISGMSFWTKDASLKIAELLNKYIMISTTISGNNVKNWYWDQVVFHNLSQFDIYIKEVDVSDWSEVDSLTDLLLARSY; from the coding sequence ATGAATGCAATTATACTGGCCGCTGGCTTAGGAACAAGAATTAGAACATATGTAAATATTCCAAAGGCACTGATTAAAGTAGACAATATCCCTATAGTTGAAAGTCAAATCACCGCACTTAAAGAAATTGGAGTTAATGAAATCTGCATTGTTGTTGGTTATCGCTCTGAATCCTTTTCTTATTTAACTGAAAAATTCGGTGTAAAACTAATCTATAATCCTAATTTTGAAAGCTACAATAATATTTATTCACTTTACCTTTGCAGAAACCATCTTGAAAATACTTGGATATTAAATGGTGATGTTTATCTCCGTAATAATTGTCTAAAGGAAGGCGTTTTCTCGAGTAGCTATTTATCAAGCTTAAAATGCAATACTAAGGGTGAATATATTATTGTTCATGACGAAAAAAATAAGGTTATCGACATTTTGCCGCCGAAAGATCACGAGCAGATTAATAAAGACAGACAACACTTTATAATTTCGGGAATGTCTTTTTGGACTAAAGATGCATCGCTGAAAATTGCTGAATTACTCAATAAATATATTATGATTTCTACAACAATAAGTGGAAATAACGTAAAGAATTGGTATTGGGACCAGGTCGTTTTCCATAATTTGAGCCAATTTGATATTTACATTAAAGAAGTGGATGTTAGTGATTGGAGCGAAGTTGATTCATTAACTGACTTATTACTTGCGCGAAGTTATTAA
- a CDS encoding IS3 family transposase produces the protein MRQKHPHVGLGELCVLFGVTRQAYYDAFHHAEKTSIANMIVLTLVKEIRSVMPLLGTRKLLYLLEPQLKEHGIKIGRDQLFDLLRFHGLMIRRRKRIVRTTDSNHIFKRYPNLIKELVITGREQLWVSDITYIRTIQGFSYLSLITDAYSHKIVGYALHPTLEATGCLKALEMAISTWKHESPFYLIHHSDRGIQYCCAEYTETLQRFGVAISMTQSGSPYDNALAERVNGILKNEFFPKRIYQNHKDAQKHVSRIIAIYNESRPHGSIDYLSPAKVHESLSGPIRKRWKQYRRYRKTIPDENEFEHSE, from the coding sequence ATGAGGCAGAAACATCCCCATGTAGGCCTTGGGGAGCTCTGTGTACTGTTTGGCGTTACAAGACAAGCTTATTATGACGCATTCCACCATGCTGAGAAAACGTCGATTGCTAACATGATTGTTCTGACGTTGGTAAAGGAAATTCGGAGCGTGATGCCATTGCTGGGTACACGAAAGCTCCTGTACTTGCTGGAACCACAATTGAAGGAACATGGAATCAAAATTGGCCGCGATCAATTATTCGACCTGCTTCGATTTCACGGGCTAATGATCCGGCGTCGTAAGCGTATAGTTCGTACTACTGATTCTAATCATATCTTCAAGCGATATCCAAACCTGATAAAGGAACTTGTTATCACCGGACGAGAGCAGCTTTGGGTAAGCGATATCACCTATATCAGGACGATTCAAGGCTTCAGTTATCTAAGTCTGATTACCGATGCATATTCCCATAAGATCGTAGGTTATGCATTGCACCCGACGTTAGAAGCGACAGGTTGCTTGAAAGCTTTGGAAATGGCCATATCGACCTGGAAACATGAATCGCCATTTTATCTTATCCATCATTCCGACCGCGGAATTCAGTATTGCTGTGCAGAATACACCGAAACGCTTCAACGTTTCGGTGTAGCTATAAGCATGACACAAAGCGGTAGTCCTTACGATAATGCTTTGGCCGAGCGGGTAAACGGAATCTTAAAGAATGAATTCTTTCCAAAACGGATTTATCAAAATCATAAGGATGCACAGAAGCATGTATCCAGGATTATTGCTATCTATAACGAAAGCCGCCCCCACGGGAGTATAGATTATTTAAGCCCAGCGAAGGTTCATGAGAGTTTATCGGGTCCGATTCGCAAGCGTTGGAAACAATATAGAAGATATAGGAAGACAATTCCGGACGAAAATGAATTTGAACATTCAGAATAA
- a CDS encoding AAA family ATPase: MSQLLKSEIITWLKLQPYWLQYAGSLLLDGTQLTDTLKSDIYSLFLEDNDLKSQPAVAREAVVFTTPTIPMVAASTPKLLSGIKDVENVNALATGQQLPIGPGLTIVYGNNGSGKSGYIRLLNNAFNSRGDKHIIHNIYGGKPASATGKFMFTDAASTVELKYPDDKDKVEFTQFSIFDTHCLKAQLEQDNKLSFTPSGFQFFDQLLEVYGYLKDTLSADTAKNRPANTLLSLFINENVIKEKIAGLSGRSKPEEFKELGIFGDEEIKKLERLNAEKVALQSLNIAKRIADLQLLNGRFKELVAMLENIISALNKATYDSYRQLLTENQGYLAISQAEGLTSFEQYEIVALGSKEWKAFLTAAQVYSVQAKQELGDNCLLCLRPLGEPEAKLIATYWNFLRSVAEENFKKSNDEINAAIDKLKTVQFPAFDETSTVFAYIKENKPELAATWQKNLKDLTSIKQELLQMLETKNVNAAYMSLTVDSADFDQLLKDITIKIDDLLTKDTSAELESYNNEIILLNDKNLLSRVLDQVEKYIKRHAWADKADAVLSILRTNALTTKQGELFTKYITSRYTDLFNEECEKLKAPNVVNIQQRNAKGQTLRKLQVSGYVANQILSEGEQRAICIADFLTEVQMNPNNTGVVFDDPVSSLDHERKERIARRLVEFSATNQVVIFTHDIAFYLRMKTRAEEAGLDCTLVSIRRHADATGVIFKDIPWPATGVKQRLGFLRNMLVGIKKIDTSADSDKYLMSIKNWYMLLRETWERMVEEKVLNGVVERFSPGVSTQRLKKINITPSILAEVESGMTESSSWVHDAAANLNPTIPDTAKAEQDLLQLENFNKTFK, from the coding sequence ATGTCCCAATTGCTTAAAAGTGAGATCATCACATGGTTAAAGCTCCAACCCTATTGGTTACAATACGCTGGCAGTCTTTTACTGGATGGTACCCAGCTTACTGATACTTTAAAGTCTGACATCTATAGTTTGTTTCTGGAGGATAACGATTTAAAATCCCAGCCTGCGGTCGCCCGTGAAGCGGTGGTTTTCACAACGCCTACAATCCCGATGGTAGCGGCAAGTACGCCAAAGTTATTATCTGGTATAAAAGATGTAGAAAATGTAAACGCGTTGGCGACCGGACAACAATTACCGATTGGCCCTGGCTTGACGATTGTTTATGGGAATAATGGTTCGGGGAAGTCAGGCTATATCCGTCTACTAAACAACGCTTTCAATTCGAGAGGCGATAAACACATCATCCATAATATTTACGGTGGTAAACCTGCGTCGGCTACGGGAAAGTTTATGTTCACGGACGCGGCATCGACCGTCGAATTGAAATATCCTGATGACAAAGACAAGGTTGAATTTACTCAGTTTTCAATATTTGATACGCATTGCCTGAAAGCACAGCTCGAACAGGATAATAAGCTCAGTTTTACCCCTTCCGGGTTTCAGTTTTTTGATCAATTACTGGAAGTTTATGGATACCTAAAGGATACTCTTAGCGCAGATACCGCGAAAAACAGACCTGCCAACACTTTACTGTCGTTATTCATTAATGAAAATGTAATCAAAGAAAAGATAGCCGGCTTAAGCGGAAGATCAAAACCGGAAGAATTTAAAGAGCTAGGTATTTTCGGAGATGAAGAGATTAAAAAACTGGAGAGACTGAACGCGGAAAAAGTTGCTTTACAAAGTCTAAACATTGCCAAACGAATAGCCGATCTTCAGTTGCTCAATGGTCGTTTTAAGGAACTGGTAGCAATGCTTGAAAACATCATCTCTGCACTAAATAAAGCTACATATGATAGTTACCGGCAACTACTAACAGAAAACCAAGGTTATTTGGCTATCTCCCAAGCGGAAGGCCTTACATCTTTTGAACAATATGAGATCGTAGCTTTGGGCAGCAAGGAGTGGAAAGCCTTTCTGACCGCAGCGCAGGTATATTCAGTACAGGCCAAACAAGAGTTAGGTGACAATTGCCTGCTCTGCCTTCGCCCACTTGGTGAACCGGAAGCAAAGCTGATAGCTACTTATTGGAATTTCTTACGGAGTGTGGCCGAAGAGAATTTTAAAAAGTCAAATGACGAAATAAATGCTGCTATCGATAAACTCAAAACGGTCCAGTTTCCGGCATTTGACGAGACTAGCACTGTATTTGCTTACATCAAAGAGAATAAACCTGAACTTGCCGCCACTTGGCAAAAGAATCTGAAAGATCTAACCTCGATTAAGCAAGAGCTTTTGCAAATGCTGGAAACAAAAAACGTGAATGCAGCTTATATGTCCCTTACTGTTGACTCGGCTGATTTTGACCAGTTACTGAAAGATATTACGATTAAAATCGATGACTTGCTGACCAAAGATACTAGCGCGGAGCTAGAAAGCTATAACAATGAAATTATACTGTTAAATGATAAAAACCTACTTTCAAGAGTATTGGATCAGGTTGAGAAATATATTAAACGACATGCGTGGGCGGATAAAGCCGATGCTGTATTATCCATATTAAGAACCAACGCGCTGACCACCAAACAAGGCGAGTTATTTACTAAATATATCACCTCAAGATATACGGACTTGTTTAATGAAGAATGCGAAAAGTTGAAAGCGCCGAACGTCGTCAATATTCAACAGCGAAATGCGAAGGGACAAACGCTCCGTAAATTACAGGTTAGTGGGTACGTCGCCAATCAGATCCTCAGCGAGGGTGAGCAACGCGCCATTTGTATTGCCGATTTTTTAACCGAAGTGCAAATGAATCCTAACAATACGGGTGTAGTTTTCGACGATCCTGTGTCATCGCTCGATCATGAAAGAAAGGAGCGGATCGCCAGACGCCTTGTAGAGTTTTCTGCCACAAACCAGGTAGTAATTTTTACACACGACATTGCATTTTATTTACGTATGAAAACGCGTGCAGAAGAAGCCGGCCTCGATTGCACTCTAGTATCTATCCGCAGACATGCCGATGCAACTGGCGTCATCTTTAAAGACATTCCCTGGCCGGCAACTGGCGTAAAACAGCGTCTGGGTTTCTTGAGGAACATGTTGGTTGGTATTAAGAAGATTGATACATCGGCAGACAGTGATAAATATCTGATGTCTATAAAAAATTGGTATATGCTACTAAGGGAAACTTGGGAAAGAATGGTTGAAGAGAAGGTGTTAAATGGTGTTGTTGAGCGATTTTCACCCGGAGTTTCTACTCAAAGACTAAAAAAGATCAATATCACGCCTTCCATATTGGCAGAGGTGGAATCGGGCATGACCGAAAGTTCCAGTTGGGTGCATGACGCAGCGGCTAACCTAAATCCAACCATTCCGGATACAGCAAAAGCCGAACAGGATCTACTGCAATTAGAGAATTTTAACAAGACATTCAAGTGA
- a CDS encoding type I restriction endonuclease subunit R, EcoR124 family, with the protein MEGSTCSGISTRIDDADNIDDEFEKYWQEQEVLALAKLCEEEHLDQEQFKALIEAYIFSGLDPLRDDVLRCLGNRPSILKAREIGERIIAKMKEYVHVFEKGMVA; encoded by the coding sequence TTGGAGGGGTCAACATGCTCCGGAATATCCACCCGGATAGACGATGCCGATAATATCGACGATGAGTTCGAAAAATACTGGCAGGAGCAAGAGGTTCTGGCCTTAGCAAAACTCTGCGAAGAAGAACACCTCGACCAGGAACAGTTTAAAGCCCTCATCGAGGCCTATATTTTTAGTGGCTTAGATCCATTACGCGACGACGTATTACGATGCTTAGGCAACCGGCCCAGTATTTTAAAGGCCCGGGAAATAGGAGAGAGGATCATTGCTAAAATGAAAGAGTATGTACACGTGTTTGAGAAGGGGATGGTGGCGTAA
- a CDS encoding DUF3347 domain-containing protein translates to MPGTGSASPESPTTSDNAISGLLTNYIEIKNALVADNDKEAASAGNAMANTFDNLDRASLTPEQAKVYNDIVEDAREHAEHIGANAGNIEHQREHFETLSQEMYDLVKSVGANQKLYFTNCPMYNNNKGGNWLSETKEVQNPYFGQKMAKCGSVKEELN, encoded by the coding sequence ATGCCCGGTACGGGGTCAGCATCTCCGGAATCTCCAACTACTTCTGATAACGCAATCAGCGGCCTCCTTACGAACTATATTGAAATAAAAAACGCACTAGTGGCAGATAATGATAAAGAAGCCGCTAGCGCAGGCAATGCAATGGCCAATACATTTGATAATTTGGATAGGGCTTCTCTAACACCTGAGCAAGCTAAAGTTTATAACGACATTGTTGAGGACGCAAGAGAACATGCAGAGCATATCGGCGCTAACGCCGGAAATATCGAACATCAAAGAGAACATTTTGAAACCCTGAGCCAGGAGATGTATGATCTGGTAAAAAGTGTTGGTGCAAATCAAAAACTATATTTCACTAATTGCCCGATGTATAATAATAACAAAGGAGGAAACTGGCTTAGTGAGACGAAAGAAGTCCAAAATCCATATTTCGGACAGAAAATGGCCAAATGTGGCTCGGTGAAAGAAGAGCTAAATTAA